The Chitinophaga sp. H8 genome contains a region encoding:
- a CDS encoding FecR family protein, translating into MENTHIEELFKKYLLGIITEQELAYLYDFFQQQENQQELDALFINFFSEELVESPPLATKATIVKDLAWQGIEKRLGMTTSGQKFRRMSWWKGVAAAAGLLLVLSSGFYFYREYAGNRTATTRFANLDIPPGTNRATLTTSNGTVYQLNGEKEEIVIDKESIRYKDGDILPVKDVIQLVTLNTPKGGQYRVTLSDGTRVWLNAASSLSYPTSFNGKDREVTLHGEAYFEVSQHASQPFIVHTPKQDIKVLGTEFNINCYQDEGKTVTTLVTGSVRLESSGGLPLQMRPGEQALLDKEDFNVAMVDVSLYTAWKDGDFRFRATPLIEVLHQLERWYDLDIDYNGIPEDIKIHASIRRDKKLSTVLHALEKIGDIKFDVNDRSIRVIH; encoded by the coding sequence ATGGAAAACACTCATATAGAAGAACTTTTTAAAAAATATTTGTTAGGCATAATAACTGAACAGGAATTGGCCTATCTGTATGATTTTTTTCAGCAACAGGAAAACCAGCAGGAACTGGATGCCTTATTCATTAACTTTTTTTCAGAAGAGTTAGTCGAATCACCACCCTTGGCTACCAAAGCCACAATAGTTAAAGATCTCGCCTGGCAAGGCATTGAGAAGCGACTGGGCATGACGACATCTGGTCAAAAATTTAGACGGATGTCCTGGTGGAAAGGAGTTGCAGCGGCAGCAGGATTATTGCTTGTATTGTCAAGCGGATTTTACTTTTATAGGGAATATGCAGGTAACCGTACTGCTACAACGAGATTTGCAAACCTTGATATCCCACCAGGTACAAACCGGGCTACGCTCACCACATCTAATGGAACGGTATATCAGTTGAATGGTGAGAAAGAAGAAATTGTCATAGACAAAGAAAGTATTCGCTACAAAGATGGAGATATACTGCCTGTAAAAGATGTTATCCAGCTGGTAACATTAAATACTCCAAAAGGAGGACAATACCGCGTAACATTAAGTGATGGCACAAGGGTTTGGCTGAATGCAGCTTCTTCATTGTCATATCCAACCTCATTTAATGGGAAAGACCGTGAGGTAACACTGCATGGCGAAGCTTATTTTGAAGTATCACAGCATGCTTCCCAACCATTCATTGTGCATACACCAAAACAGGATATTAAAGTACTGGGCACTGAATTTAATATTAATTGTTACCAGGACGAGGGGAAAACAGTGACCACATTGGTAACCGGCAGCGTGAGATTAGAAAGCAGCGGAGGCCTGCCGTTACAAATGCGTCCTGGTGAACAGGCTTTGCTGGATAAGGAAGATTTTAATGTAGCAATGGTAGATGTATCATTATACACAGCATGGAAAGATGGAGATTTCAGGTTCAGGGCCACACCATTGATAGAAGTATTACACCAGCTGGAACGTTGGTATGACCTGGATATAGACTATAATGGTATTCCTGAAGATATTAAAATTCATGCATCCATCAGGAGAGATAAAAAATTGTCAACTGTGCTTCATGCACTGGAAAAAATAGGGGATATAAAATTTGACGTAAACGACAGGAGTATTAGAGTAATCCATTAG
- a CDS encoding FecR domain-containing protein, producing MKSKQDIEKLLQQYLDDESTPEEVKELLALNNSHPDMDWYPYLEEVFRNSAPDAEFTKEKWEPVLRSILQKEEERVVGFRMLRRWRLVAAACFLLALGTLLWWFNMRGPDTGPIANVPITDIPAPTGNRATITLADGRRVDLDSAGNGQLAQQGAMKLVKLASGQIAYQTSEGQIVKELQYNTLSNPRGSKVIDIRLSDGSQVWLNAGSSITYPVAFTGNERKVELHGEGYFEVAKDKAAKFIVSSDGVRTEVLGTHFNVNAYSNEQVIKVTLLEGAVRTGNKDGTVVIAPGQQAVAGKGSMKVNASPNLDQVMAWKNGVFNFDQLGIDEVMGQIENWYDVKVEYQSGKPTARLFGEMGRDLSLQEVLQSLKDAGIRCRLEGKIVTID from the coding sequence TTGAAATCTAAACAGGACATAGAAAAGCTGCTACAGCAATATCTGGATGATGAAAGTACGCCGGAAGAGGTAAAGGAGTTACTAGCGCTGAATAACTCCCATCCAGATATGGATTGGTATCCTTATCTGGAAGAGGTGTTTAGAAACAGCGCTCCCGATGCTGAATTTACAAAAGAAAAATGGGAGCCGGTTTTGAGGTCCATCTTGCAAAAAGAGGAAGAAAGGGTTGTTGGTTTCAGGATGCTCAGAAGATGGCGGCTGGTCGCAGCAGCTTGTTTTTTATTGGCATTGGGAACCTTACTTTGGTGGTTTAATATGCGCGGGCCCGATACAGGCCCGATAGCAAACGTTCCTATCACAGATATTCCTGCGCCAACCGGGAACCGTGCGACAATTACCCTGGCAGATGGGCGAAGGGTGGATTTGGATAGCGCGGGTAATGGTCAATTAGCACAGCAGGGAGCCATGAAACTGGTAAAGCTGGCCAGCGGACAGATTGCTTATCAAACTTCCGAAGGGCAGATAGTAAAAGAATTACAGTACAATACACTGAGTAATCCCCGGGGCAGCAAAGTAATAGATATCCGGTTGTCGGATGGAAGCCAGGTGTGGCTGAATGCCGGTTCATCTATTACTTATCCGGTAGCATTTACAGGGAATGAGCGTAAGGTGGAATTGCATGGAGAGGGATACTTTGAGGTGGCCAAAGACAAAGCGGCGAAATTTATTGTTTCGTCTGATGGCGTTAGAACAGAAGTACTGGGTACGCATTTTAATGTGAATGCATATAGCAATGAACAAGTAATTAAAGTAACCTTATTGGAAGGGGCGGTAAGAACGGGAAATAAGGATGGAACGGTTGTTATTGCGCCTGGTCAGCAGGCCGTGGCAGGAAAAGGAAGTATGAAAGTAAATGCTTCTCCCAACCTCGACCAGGTCATGGCTTGGAAAAACGGGGTGTTCAATTTTGATCAGCTGGGCATAGACGAGGTAATGGGCCAGATTGAAAATTGGTACGACGTAAAGGTGGAATACCAATCCGGGAAACCCACTGCCCGTTTATTCGGAGAGATGGGACGGGATCTGAGCCTACAGGAAGTACTGCAGAGCCTAAAAGATGCAGGAATTCGTTGCCGCCTGGAAGGTAAAATAGTAACAATTGATTAA
- a CDS encoding RNA polymerase sigma factor, translating into MNIIHITDEKELLRRLRDGDEPAFKTLYEHYAPRLAARLIQLLRSEELAEDVLQDLFIKIWEIRLTINPELSFGALLYKIAANLSKNVYRRSVYDQLMRKQINPDEGHNPIETSHDQSEAKELLQAALSKLTPRQREVYVMAKIDGLSYQEISKRLNISTSAINHHIQEANKQLRNILKRNHIYILAVLIPIFFEK; encoded by the coding sequence GTGAACATCATACACATCACTGATGAGAAGGAACTGTTGCGCAGATTGCGGGATGGTGATGAACCTGCGTTTAAGACACTGTATGAGCACTATGCACCTCGACTGGCTGCCAGGCTAATCCAATTACTACGGTCAGAAGAATTGGCAGAAGATGTTCTGCAGGATCTGTTTATAAAAATTTGGGAGATAAGGCTGACGATCAATCCCGAGCTTAGTTTTGGTGCTTTATTATATAAAATAGCAGCCAATCTTTCAAAGAATGTATATAGAAGAAGTGTCTATGATCAGCTGATGCGTAAGCAGATCAATCCGGATGAAGGTCATAATCCCATAGAAACATCTCACGACCAATCCGAAGCCAAAGAATTGCTGCAGGCAGCTTTAAGTAAGCTTACTCCAAGACAAAGGGAGGTATATGTCATGGCCAAGATAGATGGCCTTAGCTACCAGGAAATAAGCAAGCGTTTAAATATTAGTACCTCCGCCATCAACCATCACATACAAGAGGCTAATAAACAATTGAGAAATATATTAAAACGCAACCACATATATATCCTCGCAGTATTAATTCCCATTTTTTTTGAAAAATAA
- a CDS encoding RNA polymerase sigma factor, which produces MSTLEVFDDFKIAALIAKGDEDAFSSLFYHYGAIINPVILKIVKSAAVTEDVIAEVFLKLWLNRARLPEISNLSGYIYRAATNIAFNELRKEKNGDHAIRQLYLYSPDDTINQEDAVAVKDLRELINKAVGALPNQRRKIYQLSREEGLSRAEIAAYLNISENTVKDQLRIALRFIQETVQKDFGVYIALILLKYL; this is translated from the coding sequence TTGAGTACCTTGGAAGTTTTTGATGATTTTAAAATTGCTGCGCTAATAGCCAAAGGTGATGAAGATGCATTTTCCAGCCTCTTTTATCATTATGGGGCAATCATAAATCCGGTTATTTTAAAAATTGTAAAAAGCGCTGCTGTTACAGAAGATGTCATTGCAGAGGTTTTTTTAAAGCTATGGCTTAACAGGGCCCGTCTTCCGGAAATATCCAACCTTTCCGGCTATATCTATAGAGCAGCCACGAATATTGCATTTAATGAGCTACGTAAGGAGAAGAATGGAGACCATGCCATTAGACAGCTATACCTTTATTCTCCGGATGACACTATCAACCAGGAAGATGCTGTTGCTGTAAAAGATTTAAGGGAATTGATTAATAAAGCAGTGGGTGCCTTACCCAACCAGCGAAGAAAAATCTACCAGCTAAGCCGGGAAGAAGGGCTGTCCCGCGCTGAAATTGCAGCATATCTTAATATATCCGAAAATACAGTTAAAGACCAATTGCGAATTGCCCTGCGTTTCATCCAGGAAACAGTCCAAAAGGATTTTGGTGTTTATATAGCACTGATTCTTTTGAAATACCTGTAA